Proteins co-encoded in one Arachis hypogaea cultivar Tifrunner chromosome 13, arahy.Tifrunner.gnm2.J5K5, whole genome shotgun sequence genomic window:
- the LOC112736645 gene encoding uncharacterized protein — protein MKEGKSAKLNHQQQHQNGHLSPSKFAKLFDPEASWDKDQLGDVLHWIRQVIGLVCGLIWGAIPLVGGIWFILFLLLSTSFIYGYYAIILKVDEEEFGGHGTLLQEGLFASTTLFLLSWTLVYSLAHF, from the exons ATGAAGGAAGGTAAATCCGCTAAGCTGAATCATCAACAGCAGCACCAGAATGGTCACCTTTCACCTTCTAAATTCGCTAAATTGTTTGATCCTGAAGCTTCATGGGACAAG GATCAATTGGGAGACGTGTTGCACTGGATTAGACAAGTCATTGGCCTTGTATGTGGATTAATTTGGGGTGCCATACCTTTGGTTGGAGGAATATGGTTTATCCT TTTCTTACTGTTGTCAACTTCATTCATATATGGCTATTATGCAATAATATTGAAGGTTGATGAGGAAGAGTTTGGTGGCCATGGTACCCTCCTCCAAGAGGGGCTTTTTGCATCTACAACCCTTTTCCTG CTTTCCTGGACTTTAGTTTACAGTTTGGCACACTTCTGA